The window CGATCGTTGATCTGTCCCCAGAAGGCCATCAGCCCATGCGATCGGCCCACGATCGCTATGTCATGGTTTTCAATGGCGAGATCTATAACTTTCTGGACCTGCGGCAACAGTTGAAATCTCTGGGACACCCGTTTCGGGGCCACTCAGACACGGAGGTGATGCTGGCCAGTTTCAGCCAGTGGGGGGTAGAAGGGTCACTCCAAAAATTTATTGGCATGTTTGCCTTCGCCCTCTGGGATCGGCAGGAACATCAACTTTATCTGGGCCGCGATCGTCTGGGGGAAAAGCCTCTTTATTATGGCTGGATCGGCCACACCTTTTTGTTCGCCTCCGAGTTGAAAGCCTTAAAAGCTCACCCAGATTGGCAGGGGGAAATCGATCGCAATGCCCTGGCCCTGTTTCTGCGCCACAACTATATTCCGGCTCCCTACTGCATTTACCAGGGGATGCACAAGCTGTTGCCAGGAACGCTGCTTACTCTGAGTAGTCCATCATCGGCAGTGGCTCCGGTGTCTTACTGGTCGGTGCGAGACTGCGTGACTACTGGGCTGGCTCACCCCTTTGGAGGGAATGACTCAGAGGCCATTACTGAACTGGACAGTCTGCTGCGCCATGCGGTCAGCCAACAGATGGTGGCGGATGTGCCGCTGGGGGCTTTTCTCTCAGGGGGCATCGATTCCTCAACGATCGTGGCCCTGATGCAGGCCCAGAGCGGTCAGCCAGTGAAGACGTTTACGATCGGCTTTCGGGAAGCGACCTATAACGAAGCCGACCATGCCAAGGCTGTGGCGCAGCATCTGGGCTGTGATCATGCGGAACTCTATGTCACCCCGGCAGAGAGTATTGGGGTGATTCCAAAATTACCTGTTTTGTACGACGAACCCTTTGCCGATGCTTCCCAGATTCCTACCTTTCTGGTCGCTCAATTGGCAAGGCAGCAGGTGACGGTCAGCCTGTCTGGGGATGGGGGCGATGAGATCTTCGGAGGCTATGCCCAATACTTCTGGGGCGATCGGATCTGGCGGGTGATTCGTCGCATCCCCTATCCCTTGCGACATCTAATAGCCCGTGTTCTCAGAGCCCTGCCTCCCGATCGCTGGAATGCCCTGTTTTCTGCCCTGCACCTGCCTTCTCCCTATTTCTCGCCCGGTGATAATGTGTATCGGCTGGCAGCGGCTCTTTCGACTCCAGAGGCGATCGGTCTTTACCTGCATCTACTGTCCCAGTGGCAGGACCCGGCCACTCTGGTCATTGGTGGGATGGAACCGACGACCCTCTACAATTCGGTGACAAACTGGCCAAAGATGGGGCAGGTGTTCCCGGCCATGATGTATGCGGACCAGATGATTGAACTGCCAGATGACATTCTGGTTAAGGTAGACCGGGCCACCATGGGGGTCAGTCTGGAGGCCCGTGCCCCATTGCTGGATCATCGGGTGATTGAGCTGGCTTGGAAGCTACCAATGGCGATGAAAGTTCGGCAAAATCGAGGCAAATGGCTGTTGCGTCAGGTTCTCTACCGCTATGTCCCACCGGCTTTGATCGATCGGCCTAAAATGGGGTTCAGTGTTCCCGTGGGGCGGTGGTTGCGCCAGGGAGACTTGCGAGACTGGGCCGAGGCCCAACTCAGCGAGCAGCGATTGCACCAGGAAGGCTTTCTCTGCCCCCAAAGAGTACGCCAGAAATGGACCGAACATCTGGCCGGAACCTACAACTGGAAATCCCATCTGTGGAATGTGTTGATGTTTCAGGCATGGCTGGAGGCCCAATGACACACCCATTATCGGTTGGGGTCGTGGTGGATCTGGAATGGGGTTCCCATGCGGGTGGCCATGTCAAATGCTGGGAACGCTTTGCCGAGGCTGCTGTGGCCTGTGGGGATGGGGTTGACCTGACGGTTTACTATCTGGGAGTCAAAGCTACGACGGTGACGATCGCCCCCCATGTGCGCTATCAGATCCTGCCCCCAGTTCTGGGGACGAACCGAATTCCCTTCCTGCAGGAGCGATCTCGGGATACGGATCTGGCTCCCTTCAATCCCCGCCTAGCTCAGCTACTGCGCCGTCACCAGGTTCTGCATTTCACCAGTGCCTTCACCAGTTCCCGCACGGCCCATCGAGTTGCCCACAGATACCACATCCCCCTGATCAGTTCCATCCACACTGACCTCCCTACATTTACCCGAATTTATTCCCAGGAGATTATTGGCCGCTTTGTGGGGCAGGGCTGGCTTTATGGCCTACTGTTCGATCGACTGCATCTGCAAAACTGGCTGGCGGAGGATATGCGCCGTCAGTGGCGCAGACTGCTGCGGGATTGTGATCGGGTGCTGGTGTCCCAGCCAGAGGACCGAGAACTCTTGCAGGGATTATTGTCCGAAGATCGTCTCTCTTCCTTACGACGAGGCATTGACAAGGAACGGTTCCATCCCAAACATCGCGATCGCGATCGGCTGCAGGCCACCTTTGGGATTCCGTCAGAGATGCCTGTCCTGTTGTTTGTGGGCCGGGTGGATGACAGCAAAAAAGTGATGACCCTGGCTGAATCTGCCCAAGCCTTGTGGCAGGCCGGTCAGCCCCTGCAGGTTCTGGTGGTGGGAGAAGGCTCAGCCGGAGAGCGAGTCCGCCGGGTTTTGGGACCGCAGGTTACGCTTCCAGGCAATCTGCCCCAGACGGAATTGAGCTGGATCTATGCCAGTGCTGATCTATTTGTCTTTCCCTCGGAAAGTGAAGTTTCTCCCAATGTCGTTCTGGAGGCCAGAGCCTCTGGTTTGCCCGTCTTTGTCTCTGCCAGGGATGGGGGAGCCCAGTTTGTTCGACAACCGGATATAGATGGTGTTCTAGTGCGGGAATCCAGTCCAGAAGCCTGGGCTCAGGCTCTCCTGCCGTTCCTGGTAGACCCCCAAAAACGGCTGGCCATGGGACGGGAAGCCCGTCGGGCACTGGAAATCTACTGGCCGTCCTGGGA of the Leptolyngbya sp. 'hensonii' genome contains:
- the asnB gene encoding asparagine synthase (glutamine-hydrolyzing), with the protein product MCGITGFWDFSRSHPDEWLGNVTRQMAATLIHRGPDGSGLWTDAATGIALGHRRLAIVDLSPEGHQPMRSAHDRYVMVFNGEIYNFLDLRQQLKSLGHPFRGHSDTEVMLASFSQWGVEGSLQKFIGMFAFALWDRQEHQLYLGRDRLGEKPLYYGWIGHTFLFASELKALKAHPDWQGEIDRNALALFLRHNYIPAPYCIYQGMHKLLPGTLLTLSSPSSAVAPVSYWSVRDCVTTGLAHPFGGNDSEAITELDSLLRHAVSQQMVADVPLGAFLSGGIDSSTIVALMQAQSGQPVKTFTIGFREATYNEADHAKAVAQHLGCDHAELYVTPAESIGVIPKLPVLYDEPFADASQIPTFLVAQLARQQVTVSLSGDGGDEIFGGYAQYFWGDRIWRVIRRIPYPLRHLIARVLRALPPDRWNALFSALHLPSPYFSPGDNVYRLAAALSTPEAIGLYLHLLSQWQDPATLVIGGMEPTTLYNSVTNWPKMGQVFPAMMYADQMIELPDDILVKVDRATMGVSLEARAPLLDHRVIELAWKLPMAMKVRQNRGKWLLRQVLYRYVPPALIDRPKMGFSVPVGRWLRQGDLRDWAEAQLSEQRLHQEGFLCPQRVRQKWTEHLAGTYNWKSHLWNVLMFQAWLEAQ
- a CDS encoding glycosyltransferase, which codes for MTHPLSVGVVVDLEWGSHAGGHVKCWERFAEAAVACGDGVDLTVYYLGVKATTVTIAPHVRYQILPPVLGTNRIPFLQERSRDTDLAPFNPRLAQLLRRHQVLHFTSAFTSSRTAHRVAHRYHIPLISSIHTDLPTFTRIYSQEIIGRFVGQGWLYGLLFDRLHLQNWLAEDMRRQWRRLLRDCDRVLVSQPEDRELLQGLLSEDRLSSLRRGIDKERFHPKHRDRDRLQATFGIPSEMPVLLFVGRVDDSKKVMTLAESAQALWQAGQPLQVLVVGEGSAGERVRRVLGPQVTLPGNLPQTELSWIYASADLFVFPSESEVSPNVVLEARASGLPVFVSARDGGAQFVRQPDIDGVLVRESSPEAWAQALLPFLVDPQKRLAMGREARRALEIYWPSWEDVFREDLLAVWQSVNPDR